A stretch of DNA from Paenibacillus albus:
GGCGCCCAGGCGGCGGCGAAGGAGTCGGAGGCCGGTCTCACTGTGGAAGGGCCGCTTCAGGACATGGATGCAGATGCCCAAATCCGAATGATTCAAGAGGCAGCCGACCGGAAACCCGATGCGCTCATTGTAGCGCCGGTTCACGATCCCCGCTTTAACGATATTTTGCATGACATCCGCGCGCGCGGCATCAAGCTCGTCGTTGTCGATACGCCGCTCGCCCTCGATGCACCGCCGTATTACGTTGCGAACAACCACATGGAAGCCGGGCGTCAAGCGGGGAGAACGGCGGTGGAGGCGACGAAAGGCAAGCTGAGCGCCGCTATCATTAGCGACTTTCCGAACTCAGGCGTACAAAGCGAGCGCGAGCGCGGAGTGAAGGACGCGCTCGATGCCCATGCGGATGAATACGATGAGACGTTCTATGCCGGCAATTCTGAGGATAATGCGTACGCCTATACGAGATCGCTGCTTCTTCGCAGCCCTGGCATCAACACCATCATTGCGCTCAGTGAGCCGGCCGTGCTTGGGGCGGCGAAAGCGCTGAAGGAGCTGGACCTCGCAGGCAAAGTGAAGCTGATCGGCTTCGACAGCTCCGTCTATGAGATCAAGCTGCTGGAGGAAGGCGTGCTCCATGCTACGATTGTGCAGAAGCCGTTCAATATGGGCTATTTAAGCGTGAAGACGGCACTTGCGCTGGTTGATGGGAAACGAACGGATCAGACGACCTATATCGATTCGGTTGTCGTGACCAAATCCAATATGTATACACCAGAGAATCAGAAGCTGCTGTTCCCGTTCATTCAAAAATAATGCTGTCAGGGGGCGAGATAACGTGATGACCAAGCGACTACTAACTGGGGCTGGGACGCTTGCTATAGCCGCAAGCTTGCTGATGCTGTTCACTGGCTGCTCCCCTTCCGAACCGGCGCCAATTATCGAAAACAAGGAGCAGCCTTCCCTCATCCGCTTCGTCGCAGCCGAGTACAGCTCCGAGACGAAGCCGCTGCTGGAGGAGCTCGTCCGGCAGTTCGAGATTCAGAACCCGACCATCGAGGTCGAGCTGCAGGTAGCCAATTGGGATATCTTAAGCGGCATCTATACCGCAATGATTAGTAAGAATCAGCCTCCCGATCTGCTCAATACGAACGCGTACGCGCAGTTCGCGAGCGATGGGCTGCTCAATGATATGGGGGATATTATGTCCCCTGAGCTGAAGCAGAAGATTTATCCGAATCTGCTCGAGAAGGACCGCATGGGCGATGTCCAATACGCGGTTCCTTACGTCGCCTCGGTACGCAATATGTACTACAACCAAGACCTGTTCGAGGAAGCAGGGATACATTCTCCGCCGAAGACATGGTCTGAGCTGAAGACTGCCGCCAGTAGAATCGTCAAGACTGGCAAGGCAACCGGCTTCGGCGTCGATCTGACCGATAACGAGACGCAGGCGTATTTGTCCTACTTCTTCTTCGGCTCAGGCGGTGGCTGGATCAAGGACGGCAAATGGACGATCAACTCCCCCGAGAATGTACAGGGGCTCTCGTTCTTGAAGGGACTGTTCGACGCGAAGCTGACCGACCCGGAGCCCACGGTCACAACACGTGACGAGAAGCAGCGGGTGCTCGGTGACGGGAAGCTCGGCATGCTCATCTCCGGCAACTATTTCACTTCCGTCGTTCCGCGCGAATTTCCTAATCTGCGATGGGGCGTCGGCCCAATTCCGGTAAAAGACGGTGAAGCCCCGCTATCGTTCGGCGTGCAGGATATGCTTGTTTCGTTCAAGAACGAGCATACGGACACTGCAGCGTTATCCAAGTTTCTGGACTTCCTGTATGACGATGGACGATACGAGGAATTCACACGGCGCGAAGGCCTATTGCCGGTTACGTCAACGGTCGGCCAGAAGCTGGCGGCCAGCGATGCAGTGATGAAGAACGAGCTGGCGGCGCTCGAGAAGGCGCAATTCTATCCCATTCAAGAGCCAGCGTGGCAATCGATCATGGATACGGCGCGCAAGCTTGGCGATGCCGTGCTGTTTGACCGCATGTCGCCGAAGCAGGCGCTTGATGAGCTGCAGCATTTTGCCGAAGCCCACAGTACGAAATAAAAGAAAAAGAGAATACTAAAGATTTCACGGAAGATATTCCATAGTGACTTGCCACCCTCTCCTCTATCATGAAGATAGAACTTCAAGCAAACCAAATTTGGGAGGGTGTGCAACACATGATACTAAAGAAAAAGCTCGCTACGCTAAGCCTTGCAACCGTAATGGCTGTCGTTCCACTGACAGGCTGCGGTTCCTCTAACGACTCCGGTAACAACAACCAAACGACCAATGCGCAGGCGGATACGTCGACGAACACATCCACAAATACGTCAACCGATGCGACAACGAACAACACCTCTACTACAGATACGACTGCAACTGCTACAAAGCTGACCGGTGATTTCGAGATCCAATACTTCGTCGGCGGCTACGGCGATAAGTGGTGGAAGAAGGTCATCGCCGACTTCAAAACAGCAAACCCGGACCTCAACATTAAAGAGCTTGCCGGCCCGAAAATCAACGAACAAACGAAGCCGCGCTGGATCGGCGGCACTCCTCCTGATTTTGTCTACATTGACGGCCCTGGCCTGAATGACCGCCAAATGGTTGAAGACGGTCAACTCGAAGACTTGACTGACTGGCTCAAGGACGCGAAGAACGTGGACGGCGATCTCATTACGGATCTGCTCGCTCAGCCTGCACAGCAATTCGACGGCAAGACCTACAACATTCCGCTCGTTCTGAACTCCTGGGGCGTGTTCTGGGATAAAGCGCTCTTCAAGGAAAAAGGCTGGACAGAGCCGCAAGACTTCGATCAATTCCTGCAAGTCAGCGACCAAATTAAAGCAGCAGGCATTACGCCATTCATCCATACCGGTAAATACCCATACTACATCAACGGTGCAATTCTGTATCCGGCAATCGTATCGGCTAACAACAACGATGCAAGCATCCTGAAGGATATGGCTGATTCCAAGGTGGAAGCGTTCCAGAAGCCGGCTGTCCTTGCTGCATTGAACCAAATCGTCGCACTCCGCGACAAGGGCTTCATCGACAAAGCTTCCATCCAAATCAACCATACCGATTCGCAAATGCTCTTCCTGCAGCATAAGGATGCATTCATCCCGAATGGCCTGTGGCTGCCGAATGAAATGTCCAAAGACATCCCTGGCGGCTTCGACTTCGGCTTCATTCCATCCGTGACACAAAGCGCAGGCGGCAAAGTGGTAGCAAACACTTCGACTGCAACTGTTGCAATCGCGAAGAATGCGAAGAACAAAGATGCGGCAAAAGCGTTCATGCAGTTCATCTTCTCGAAGGCTCAAGCATCGCAATGGGCTGAGCTGAGCGGCGCTCCTTCCAACATCAAAGGCGACATCAGCAGTTCCAATGCGCCTAGCTTCGTTAAGGATGCTGCGAAATTCCTGACAGACCCGAACACGGTCGTTATTCCGACGATTACGTTCAACGCTGACGTAGACAAAGCGATGCAGGATGCAACTGACGCTCTTACAATCAGCAAGATTACGCCGGAAGAATGGGTGAAGCGCGTCTCCGACGCAGCAGCTAAAGTGAAGCCATAATAGCAGCCTTCTCCACGCACATAATGAACAACCGAATGATGATCAGAGCTCTTTGCTGCTCTGATCATCATTCGCACTTAGACCTTAGGAAGGACGGTGGGCCAAGGTGAATTCGGGCTCGTCCAAGCTGCAGCGCAACATTTTTATCGCCTCATTCATTATTCCGACGTTCGTGTTCTACTGTATTTTTACCGTGTATCCAGTCCTGCAAGGTCTGTACTATTCGATGTTCGATTGGTCCGGCATGTCGCAGCATAAAGAGTTTGTTGGCTTCCGTAATTTCAAAGACCTGTTTCACGACCCGATCGTCTGGAAAGCGATTGGCAACGACTACTTCCTTGTTGTGGGCAAAGTGATCGGCATTATGACGATCGCGACTTTCTTTGCGGTGGCGCTGACACGATTCCGCTTCAAGCTGGCCGGCTTCTTCCGCTCCATCTTTTTTATCCCGAATATTCTTTCAGTCGTCGTTATCGGTGTCCTCTGGAATTTCATATATAACCCGCAGATCGGCTTCCTAAATGGGTTTCTATCGCTGTTCACGAAGGATACGGTCAGCATTACGTGGCTCGGCTTCACAAGCCATACGATTTGGATGCTGCTTCCCCCGACCATTTGGGCGGGTATCGGATTCTATATGATCCTGCTCATTGCTGCAATTCAGAACATCCCGGATTCTCTCTATGAAGCATCCGAGCTGGAAGGCGCGAATCAGTGGCATCAGTTCAGCAAGATTACGATTCCGCTCGTCTGGGAGCAGATGAAGGTGTCGATTCTGAACATCATGATGACAACGCTGAACGGCTCCTTCGTCATCGTCTGGATTATGACGCAGGGCGGTCCGGACAATTCCACGCAGGTTATGGGCTCTTATTTGTACCAAATGGCATTCCAGCAATATCACTTCGGTTACGGAGCTTCGATCGGCGTACTCATTCTCGTCCTGTCGCTCATTACGACGGTTGCTCTGCAGCGTCTGCTCCGTCACGAAACTGTGGAATTGGGCTGAGGAGGATATAATCATGAATTTAGGCATCCGAAACCCTGTCGCGAAAGGCTTCTTTTACATCCTATTGCTGCTGTGGACCGTGTCGGTTATTTACCCGTTATTATGGACGCTCCTCGACTCGCTGAAGGATAACGAGCAGTTCTTCATTCACGCGCCGTGGTCGCTTCCCCGCTTCCCGCTGCTCTGGTCGAACTTCAGCTACGTGTGGAGCAAATATAATTTCAATACGTACTTCGTCAATTCACTTATTGTCACTGTGGGCTCTACAGTGCTTGGTCTCTTGCTCTCGGCAATGACCGCTTACGTGCTTGCGCGGTATACGTTCAGAGGCAGCAACTTCCTGTACCTGCTGTACATCGCTTCGATGATGATTCCGTTCATTCTGGCGCTTATCCCGCTGTTCTTCCTGATGAACTCGATGCATCTCATCAATACGAAGCTTGGCCTTATCTTCGTCTACGCGTCCAGCCTGCTGGCGTTCGGCATCTTCGTGCTTGCCGGCTTCTTCAAGTCGCTGCCGAAGGAGCTGGAGGAATCGGCGCAAATTGACGGCGCCTCGCATTTCGGCACGTTCTTCCGCATTATGCTGCCACTAGCCCAGCCGGGTCTCGTAACGGTCGCGATTATCAACGTGCTGAACATCTGGAACGAGTACGTGGTCGGTACGATTATCGTGAATGACCCGACTCAGTACACGCTTCCGATTGAAATCGCGGTTATGCAGCAAGAAATGCAATACCGCACGGAATGGGGCCCGTTGTTCGCAGCGCTGCTCGTCACCATCGTGCCGGTGCTCATCATGTACATCCTGTTCCAACGCAAGATCGCCAGCGGAATTACAGCTGGTGCTGTGAAATAGTTAAACAACCTTAGCCCGCGGAGATTTAGCTTTCATCCCCTGCTTGCTAAGGTTGTTGTTATTTTAAAAGCTTATGAAAGCTTGCTTACGACTTGCTGCAGCGCCTCTTGAATTGGCGTGAGCGGGCGACCAAGCAGCTTCTCGAAGTCACTGCTCTCTACTTCAAGCGAGCCTTCGCGGATGCCTTGCTGAATGCCGACCACAATCGGAATGGCAAAGTCCGGTACGCCTACACCTTTCATAATGCCAGCATAAGTCTCATCGTCCACCTGCTGGACGGGTACTTCCTTACCCAGAACAGCGCCAAGCGCGGTTGCGAAATCTTCCTGCGAGAGCAAGGTGCCGGACAATTCATACGTCTTGTTCTCATGGCCTTCTCCTGCAAGAACAGCTGCTGCAGCTTGCGCATATTCCTGATGCAGCGCCCAGCCAACTTTGCCGGAGCCTGCGGACGTTATCCAAGGCGCTCCCGCGATAACCCCTTGAATGCTTCCCACTTCATTCTCAATGTACCAGTTGTTGCGCAGCAAGGCATATGGGACCCCGCTCTCACGAAGAGCTTGCTCTGCCGCTTGGTGTGGAGGCGCGAACAGAATCTTGCTGTCGGCAGCGCCAGCGAGGCTCGTATAGGAAATGAAGCCGACTTTCGCGCGGGCAGCAGCTTCAATTGCATTCACATGCTGGCGAATACGCGTCTCTGTGTCGCCGTCGGTCGAGATGATTAAGATGCGGTCAATGCCTTGGAATGCCGCGTCGAGCGTTTCCGGACGGTCAAAGTCGCCGTGGCGAACGTCGATTCCTTGTGCACGCAGCCCTTCTGCCTTCTCTGGATTACGTACACTTACCGCGATTTGACTTGCCGGTACCGTTTTTAGCAATTCCTCTACCACTTCCGCGCCTAGCTTCCCTGTAGCACCTGTCACTAACAATTTCATTGACTTGTTCCTCCTCAGTATTGTTGTAACTATTATTGTTATAACAATAATAGTTACAACACGTTTATAAAAGAAAGGTTCTTAGGCAACAACGTTTTTTCGCGAATCTCCCTTGCGAAATCGTTTTGTGCCTGAATAGAACCTTTACTTAAACTTCTCAAGCAGCTGCGCAATCGTTGTCTGTGCAAGCCTCTGCTCCATGAGCGCCTGCGCCTGTGCAAGCTCATCTTGAAGCACCTGCTCAATATTCCGACCAACGGTGCATTCGATCTTCGAGTGCTCATGAATGCGAAACAGCTGATTATTCTCCGTCACGCCTACGGCATGATACACATCAAGCAGCGTAATATCTGCCGGGTCCTTCAACAAGGCCGCCCCGCCTACGCCCGCCCTAACCTCTACCAGGCCAGCCTTCTTCAGCATCCCCATGATCCGCCGTATGACGACCGGGTTCGTGTTGACGCTGCCTGCGATATAGTCGCCTGTACTATCTGGCGCAACGGCGATAAGAGAAAGTGTATGAACCGCAATTGAGAATCGTGTGCTAATCTGCTTCACTTTAACCACCACCGTTGTAACCATTGTAGTTACTTCTCATCTTGCTGTCAAGAATGCGATTAGCAGCACTATCCCGTCTGCTCTTGCGCCGCCCATTGATTGTTTACCAGCCCCGCGTAGAAGCCATTCATGCGGAGCAGCTCGTCATGCGATCCCGCTTCGATAATTTCCCCGCCACTCACGACCAGTATACGATCAGCTTCCCTGATCGTACTGAGCCTATGCGCAATAACGAAGCTCGTTCGGCCTTTCATCAGCGACTTCATCGCCTCTTGGATATGGAGCTCCGTCCGTGTATCCACGCTGCTCGTCGCCTCGTCCAGAATGAGAATCGCAGGATTCGCCAGCACCGCGCGCGCGATTGTAAGCAGCTGCTTCTGCCCTTGGCTCAGGTTGCTTCCATCAGCGCTTAAATCTGTATCGTAGCCCTTCGGAAGCTTGCGAATGAAGGAATCGGCATTCGCGTGTCTAGCCGCCGCTTCCACTTCCTGATCGGTAGCATCAAGTCGTCCGTAACGGATATTTTCACGGATTGTCCCTGAGAATACATAAGCATCCTGCAGCACTAGCCCGATTTGCCTCCGCAGCTCTTGCTTGCTGAACCGCTGAATATCTTCGCCGTCAATCAAGATGCGTCCCGCCCCGATTTCATAGAAGCGTGTCAGCAGGTTGATGACGGTCGTTTTACCCGCGCCTGTTGGTCCCACCAGCGCAATCATCTGGCCTGGCTCAGCGTGCAGCGACAGCTGCTTCAGCACGGGCACATCCGGCTTATAGCCGAAACTAACGTGATCGAACACGACCTCTCCCCGTATTGAGCTTGGGCTCGGGCTTTGGAGATTATCGCCCCGATCGGCCTCGCTATCCTCCTGCATCTCCGGCTCTAGATCGAGCACCTCGAACACCCGCTCCGCTCCGGCAACCGCCGATTGGAACAAGTTATATTGATTCGCGAGCTGATTGATCGGCTGGCTGAACTGTGTGGAATAGTTAAGGAAGCTGACGATAACGCCAATCGTAATGAGATCATGGTAAGCAAAAAGTCCGCCGCATACAGCAATGATGACAAACGTCAAATTGCGCATCGTGTTCATCATCGGTCCCATGGAGCCGGAGAGGCTCTGAGCCTTGATGCTGACCTTCCGCAGCTTTTCATTAATGTCGCGGAACTGCTCCGTCGATGTTTCTTCCCGCCCGAATACTTTGACCACCTTAAGCCCGGAGATCATCTCTTGGACAAAGCCGTTCACCTCGCCAAGATGCTTCTGCTGCTGGGTGAAATAATGCCTCGTGTACTTCGTTATTTTCTTCGTAATATACGCAATGAGCGGTACGGTCAGAATCGTAATGAGCGTCATCCAGCCGCTTAGCACGAACATCATGATCACGCTGCCGACGAGCATCAGGATGCCTGAAATCAGCTGAACGACCGTTTGATTCAGCGTATTGGAAACATTGGCGATATCGTTGGTCGCCCGGCTCATCAGCTCGCCATGCGTCTTCTGGTCGAAGAACGGAACCGGCAGCAGCTGGTAATGCGCCATAATGTCTTTGCACATGTCGCGAACCGTATTTTGCGAGAGGCTCGAGGCTGAATACTGCTGAATCCAAGTAAAAGCAGCCCCAAGCAAATAAACGCCTAGTAAAAGCATGCCCATTCGCATAAAACCGTCAAATTGGAGCGGAACAACGTAGTCATCGACCATTTTGCCGATCATATAAGGGCCTAACAGGGCAAGACCGGAAGTAATAAGGGTACTCAGCACGACGACAAGGAGCGCCTTACGTTGTCTGGCCAAATAACTGCCGATCCGCCGCAGCGTTTCTGCCGTATTCTTCGACCTTACCTTCTGAGGACCGCCGAGCTGCGGCCCGAAGCCTTGGCGAAAGCCCATCTGATCGAAATTCGACGACACCGGAGCCGCTGCTTGGTTCGAGTTAGTTGGACGCGATGGATTGGTGCTGCCGGACATATGCCGCCACCTCCTCCTTGCCGAATTGGGACCGGTAAATATCTTGATAGACTTCGCAAGAAGCGAGCAATTCCTCGTGGGTGCCGCTGCCTGCAATCATGCCATCGTCGAGCACAATGATCTTATGCGCTTGAGCAACAGAGGTGATGCGCTGCGCGATGATGAACGTAACCGTGTCCTTCATAATGGCTGTTAAAGCATCGCGGAGCTTCCGCTCGGTGCCGAGATCCAGCGCACTCGCGCTGTCATCCATAATCAGAATTGGCGGCTTGATGAGCAGCGCTCGCGCAATCGAGACCCGCTGCTTCTGCCCTCCGGATAGATTGACGCCCTTCTGGCCAAGCAGCGTCTCATAACCATCCGGCAGATGAACGATAAAATCATGCGCCTGCGCTATCCGTGCAGCCGACTCGACGTCCGCTTGCGATGCGCCAGGACTGCCAAAAGCGATATTATCTCTGATCGTGCCGGTGAACAGGAACGATTCCTGCAGCATCATCCCGATACTGCGCCGAAGCTCGGTGAACGGCAGCTCCCTTATATCTGTGCCATCGATCTGTATGGAGCCGGATGTCACATCGTATAGGCGCGGAATCAGCTGGACAAGCGTTGATTTGCCTGACCCTGTAGCGCCAATAATGGCGATTGTCTCGCCGCGACGGGCTTCCAGATTAATGTCCCGCAGTACGAGTTCATTCGCGGAAGTCGATCCGCTATAGGAGAATGCTACTCCGCTCAGCTTCACATGTTTAACCGGCAGCATGGCGTTACCGCCTTTGTGATCTTGACGCTTCGTATCCTCAATCTTCGGCTGCGTTGCCAGCACCTCTTGGATGCGCTTCGCGGATACATTCGCCTGCGAAACGTTCATGAGCAGTCCGCTTACCATCAGCAAGGAAGAGAGCACTTGAATGACATAGTTGATAAAAGCGACAAGCTCGCCAACCTGCACCGAGCCTTGCGTCACTAGATCCTTGCCCCCATATAGCAGAATCGCTACAAGACAGGCATTCATGATAAAGGTGACGATCGGAGCGTTCAGTGCGATGAAACGGGCCGCTCTAATGGAGATCTGCGTGTAATCCCGGTTAACCGCATTGAAACGCTCGGTCTCATAACCGGATCTCACGAATGCTTTGATGACCCGGATGCCTGCAACATTTTCTTGAATGCGCGTGTTGACTGCATCGAGTCTCGTCTGAACAGCCGAGAACAGCTTGGTTGAGAATTTAATAAGGATGATAAGAACGAGACTGAGCGCAACCAGCGTTCCCAGCAAAATAAGGCCGAGCCGTACATTCATGAGCAGTGCCATTACGACACTGCCGATTAGCAAGCCCGGCGCCCGTACGAGACCTTGCAGCGCCATCTGAACGAGATTCTGCACTTGGACCACATCGCTAGTCATCCGAGTGATCAGCGAGCCTGACTTCAGCTGATCTACATTTTCGAAGGAGAAGGTCTGTACTTTCTTGAACAGCGCTTCGCGGATATCTGCGCCGAAATTCTGTGAAGCGCGGCTCGCAAATAGGTTGCAGGCAACGCCCGTAATAAGCGACAGCAGCGCCACTACAGCCATGAATATCCCTGTCATCTCGATGACGGAGAAATCGCGTTCGACGACGCCGAACGTGACAATATGGGCTGCTAGACGCGGCTGCAGCAGATCGAAGAACACTTCCAAGAGCATAAAGATTGGGCCGAGCAAGACGTACTTCCAATACGGCTTAATATAAGCTCTTAACTCCCACATTCGTTAGCTGTCTCCTTCTTTGTCGTCTGGGGCTGGGTCTACTGCTGGGTCTCCGACTGCGTCCGGGGATTCGGCTTCGGCAGGGACTGCGGCTTCGGCTGCGTCCGACTCGAGCTCGCGAATGTCGAAATGCTGGGTGTATTCGTCAATGATGGCTTCGACTGCTTTCAGCTCGCCAAGCACCGTTGGTCTGATGTCCTGAAACTCCGGCGTATCAAGCTGCCGCTGCAAGGTTGCGCGTTTCACTGTGAGCCGCTGCAGAAATTCAAGCGCCCGTCCTCTGCGGAAGGTTTGTGCTCCGTGATGATGGTGGTGATGTCTGCCGGGCCCATGGCCGGGTCCTCCATGACCATGACCGGGTCCATGGCCGTGTCCGTGTCCGTTTCTCATAGGTTCACGTCCTTTCTTCGTGCATACATTTGTATACAACTGCTTTCAATAACTACTGTATACAAATGTATGCATGTCTGTCAATTTAAATTAATTTCACTTTACCTGTCACAAATCCAGCGTCTCTGTTGTCTTAGATAACGAAAGTTCATCCCCACCATGTTCAACAATCCAATCATCCAATGGAGGTAAATCCAATGAAACTAAGAATGAATCATATGAATGCAAACCGTGCCGGATTCCAAGCCATGCTAGCCCTTGAGGAAGCGTCGAAGAAGATGGGCCTTGATCCTCTCCTGTATGAGCTTATCAAGATTAGAGCTTCCCAAATCAATGGCTGCTCCTTCTGCCTCGACATGCACGTGACAGACACACGCAAACTTGGCGAGTCCGAGCAGCGTCTCGCCCTAATCTCCGTATGGCGCGAGACTCCGTTCTTCTCCGAGCAAGAGCGTGCTGCGCTTGCATTGACTGAAGCAGTAACGGTTATTTCCGCTCAAGGCGTACCGCAGGAGTTGTACGACGAAGTCCGGGCTCACTTCAGCGAGAGCGAAGTAGTTGCTCTCGTCATGGCAATCAACGCCATCAACTGCTGGAACCGCATGGCGATTACGACAGGCATGTTCCCAGGCTGCTACGAAGCTTAATCCGTTTCTCGATCAAATAAAGCCACCCTGCACTAGGGTGGCTTTATTGCTCGTGCATAGATAGAATGATAATCAACAAGGTCAGAAACCTGCGAAAGGAAGGGTCCGCCGTGATGATGAACGATGCAACGCCTCTGGCTCAGCCTGCTCTGATCGAGCAGCTTTATCGCGATTACAAGCCTCTGCTCGCATCCGTCGCGTACCGAATGCTTGGCTCGATGAGCGAGGCAGAAGATGCCGTGCAGGATGTGTTCGTCGCCGTCAGCAAGCAGGATAACGGCACTGTGCTGCAGCATCCGAAGGCTTATCTCGTGAAGCTGGTCACGAATCGCGCGCTTAATATGATGAAGGCGGCGCCGCGCAAGCGGGAGAGCTACCCCGGGCAGTGGCTGCCGGAGCCGATTATTGAGCTGGATGCTGGCGAGGCGCCGCTCGATCGGCTCGTTCGCGACGAGCAGCTCGGCTACGCTCTGCTCGTCCTGCTGCAGACGTGCACGCCGCCGGAACGGGCGGTATTCGTGCTGAGGGAATCCTTCGGCTACGATTACGCCGACATCGCCGCCATGCTGGATAAGACCGAGGCCGCCTGCCGCAAAATCTACAGCCGCGCTGCTGCCAAGATCGGCCATCGTCCGGCGGCGGAAGCCGATACCGCGCTGGACGCATCCATCAAGCGGTTCGTCCACACGTTTACGCAGGCGATCAACACCGGCAAACTCGATAGCTTCATTCATCTGCTCACCGAAGACGCCGTCATGCTCACTGACGGCGGAGGCGTCGTACGCTCGGCGATCAATCCGATCGCGGGCCGGCACCGCATCGCCGCCTTCCTCGCAGGCATCGCCGGCAAAGGCTCGCTTCAAGGTGAATTCCGCGAGGTTACGATCAGCGGACAGCGAGGCTTGCTCCTGCTTCGCGCGGGCCGGCCTCCGTTCGCGATTATTTTCGAGCCGACAGCGGGGCTTGGCGCTATCGGGGCGATCTATATGGTCAGCAATCCGGAGAAGCTGCAGCGGATTAATTAGCTTTCTGTTAAGAGGGGGATTCCGCCAATGTGGGGTAGCTACTACCCCTCTTGAGCGATTTCTATTGAATTTAAACCAATGTAGGGCACTGAGTACCTCTCTTACGGGAAATTCTTATGATTTGCGACCATGTAGGGTTTCTGGTACCTCTCTTGGCATTCACTTTAATGGAATATGAGAAAATTCGGTGAATCGAGCTAATGTG
This window harbors:
- a CDS encoding ABC transporter substrate-binding protein, yielding MILKKKLATLSLATVMAVVPLTGCGSSNDSGNNNQTTNAQADTSTNTSTNTSTDATTNNTSTTDTTATATKLTGDFEIQYFVGGYGDKWWKKVIADFKTANPDLNIKELAGPKINEQTKPRWIGGTPPDFVYIDGPGLNDRQMVEDGQLEDLTDWLKDAKNVDGDLITDLLAQPAQQFDGKTYNIPLVLNSWGVFWDKALFKEKGWTEPQDFDQFLQVSDQIKAAGITPFIHTGKYPYYINGAILYPAIVSANNNDASILKDMADSKVEAFQKPAVLAALNQIVALRDKGFIDKASIQINHTDSQMLFLQHKDAFIPNGLWLPNEMSKDIPGGFDFGFIPSVTQSAGGKVVANTSTATVAIAKNAKNKDAAKAFMQFIFSKAQASQWAELSGAPSNIKGDISSSNAPSFVKDAAKFLTDPNTVVIPTITFNADVDKAMQDATDALTISKITPEEWVKRVSDAAAKVKP
- a CDS encoding carbohydrate ABC transporter permease, coding for MNLGIRNPVAKGFFYILLLLWTVSVIYPLLWTLLDSLKDNEQFFIHAPWSLPRFPLLWSNFSYVWSKYNFNTYFVNSLIVTVGSTVLGLLLSAMTAYVLARYTFRGSNFLYLLYIASMMIPFILALIPLFFLMNSMHLINTKLGLIFVYASSLLAFGIFVLAGFFKSLPKELEESAQIDGASHFGTFFRIMLPLAQPGLVTVAIINVLNIWNEYVVGTIIVNDPTQYTLPIEIAVMQQEMQYRTEWGPLFAALLVTIVPVLIMYILFQRKIASGITAGAVK
- a CDS encoding SDR family oxidoreductase, encoding MKLLVTGATGKLGAEVVEELLKTVPASQIAVSVRNPEKAEGLRAQGIDVRHGDFDRPETLDAAFQGIDRILIISTDGDTETRIRQHVNAIEAAARAKVGFISYTSLAGAADSKILFAPPHQAAEQALRESGVPYALLRNNWYIENEVGSIQGVIAGAPWITSAGSGKVGWALHQEYAQAAAAVLAGEGHENKTYELSGTLLSQEDFATALGAVLGKEVPVQQVDDETYAGIMKGVGVPDFAIPIVVGIQQGIREGSLEVESSDFEKLLGRPLTPIQEALQQVVSKLS
- a CDS encoding Rrf2 family transcriptional regulator, which translates into the protein MVTTVVVKVKQISTRFSIAVHTLSLIAVAPDSTGDYIAGSVNTNPVVIRRIMGMLKKAGLVEVRAGVGGAALLKDPADITLLDVYHAVGVTENNQLFRIHEHSKIECTVGRNIEQVLQDELAQAQALMEQRLAQTTIAQLLEKFK
- a CDS encoding extracellular solute-binding protein codes for the protein MTKRLLTGAGTLAIAASLLMLFTGCSPSEPAPIIENKEQPSLIRFVAAEYSSETKPLLEELVRQFEIQNPTIEVELQVANWDILSGIYTAMISKNQPPDLLNTNAYAQFASDGLLNDMGDIMSPELKQKIYPNLLEKDRMGDVQYAVPYVASVRNMYYNQDLFEEAGIHSPPKTWSELKTAASRIVKTGKATGFGVDLTDNETQAYLSYFFFGSGGGWIKDGKWTINSPENVQGLSFLKGLFDAKLTDPEPTVTTRDEKQRVLGDGKLGMLISGNYFTSVVPREFPNLRWGVGPIPVKDGEAPLSFGVQDMLVSFKNEHTDTAALSKFLDFLYDDGRYEEFTRREGLLPVTSTVGQKLAASDAVMKNELAALEKAQFYPIQEPAWQSIMDTARKLGDAVLFDRMSPKQALDELQHFAEAHSTK
- a CDS encoding carbohydrate ABC transporter permease — protein: MNSGSSKLQRNIFIASFIIPTFVFYCIFTVYPVLQGLYYSMFDWSGMSQHKEFVGFRNFKDLFHDPIVWKAIGNDYFLVVGKVIGIMTIATFFAVALTRFRFKLAGFFRSIFFIPNILSVVVIGVLWNFIYNPQIGFLNGFLSLFTKDTVSITWLGFTSHTIWMLLPPTIWAGIGFYMILLIAAIQNIPDSLYEASELEGANQWHQFSKITIPLVWEQMKVSILNIMMTTLNGSFVIVWIMTQGGPDNSTQVMGSYLYQMAFQQYHFGYGASIGVLILVLSLITTVALQRLLRHETVELG
- a CDS encoding substrate-binding domain-containing protein; translated protein: MRLHRMTFILVPLLVALLVFGVLNYKLGDVSPPKARSIAFVLKTSNARSDFWQAVSAGAQAAAKESEAGLTVEGPLQDMDADAQIRMIQEAADRKPDALIVAPVHDPRFNDILHDIRARGIKLVVVDTPLALDAPPYYVANNHMEAGRQAGRTAVEATKGKLSAAIISDFPNSGVQSERERGVKDALDAHADEYDETFYAGNSEDNAYAYTRSLLLRSPGINTIIALSEPAVLGAAKALKELDLAGKVKLIGFDSSVYEIKLLEEGVLHATIVQKPFNMGYLSVKTALALVDGKRTDQTTYIDSVVVTKSNMYTPENQKLLFPFIQK